The DNA segment AGCCTGAAGTGTTAACCACAAAAGGCGCGTAGCTGACATTCGGTTTACCTTCAGTATCGACCGTCGCTAATTGAATGGTTTTACGTTCTTGACGAAACTCTTGTATTTCTGGTCCTAATCGATTTTGAAGTCTTTCTTGCTTAACATTTGCCTGAGATTGACTGTTTTCAGTTGTGGTGTCGTTTGGTGCAGATAAGGTTGCCATTTTTCATGTCCTTATTGAGTAAATTGGTTTTGCATTTGTTTGAATTTTTCAACTTGATCAGCGAATAAAACACGCTTCTCATCACGGCCTAGATAAATTTTGAAAATGCTATTGCCTTCTTGATCAAAAAAGCCGAAGTAGTAACTTTCTTTTCCTCTAAAAGGCTTAGAAACGAGCGCAATTTTCTCAATCAAATCCAATCGTAAGTGACCGTGTAACTCTCCAGGTCGCCCCATCAAGTTATAATAACCATGTGCGACTTTTCCTTTTGGAAACGGTGCTTTAACTTCAAATATTGAGCCAAATGAGTGGACAATTGTTGTCACTGGACCCCAACCAATCAGCCCTTCTAAAATCGTTTGTGCATGTTCGCCCTCAACAATAGTCACCATGGTGTTGGGTAACACTTCAATAATTTCGCCTTCACTGACATCAAAATTCTGCGCTAAAGACGAGGGCAAAATACTGGGATCTTTATCGAGAAGATCGGCGACCTTTTGTTTTAATTCCGTTCTATCCATTTAATCTTTACTCATTTTTTAGTGATTTCTTATTGCAGTTTAGCTAATGAATCGCATCTTAATTTTTACCAAATGATAATGCAATTGATAATTGATATTATTTAGATTGTGATCAATAATCGCCGAATTGTTGATAATAAGGTTATAAGGATGTTGCTGTGAACATGGGTCGCTATGGTTTAGCTGCTACAGTTTCAATTGCTGTACACGTCGGAGTCCTTTCTCAATTTGACGTGCCAAATGCGTTTGCTATGCCAACTGGAAATCAAACTTCTTCTATTGCTGTTCAATTTGTGAAAGTGCCCTCTCAGGCTATTTCACCATCACCAAAGCGTGATGAAGTACAACATAAAGTTGAACACACGAGTCAATCAGCAAAAGAAGCCAGTCAAACTACCTATGTGTCAAAAACGACAAAAGCGGTCAAAGCCAATCCTGAAATAGTCAAACCTAAACAGACAGCAAAGCTCCAAGATACTCAATCTAAAAACAGTAAGGCTAAAAGCACGGTTGCAAAAACAAAGCCGCCAGTTGAAAAGCCAAAAGCCGCTCCACAAAAAGAGAACACACAAGTAAAGCATGACTCGAACCACACTATCGAACCACAAAAAACGGCCTCGACACCTGCGCCATCAAAAAGCGGCGTGAGTGAAGCACCTGTTTTAATTGAGCAGCCGACTTTCCTAGCTCCACCAACCAAGCCTCGTTACCCAAGATTGGCACAACGACGCGGTATTGAAGGTACTGCTATGTATGAGATTTGGCTGGATGAAAATGGAAATCAGATCAAGCAAAACTTACTGTCTTCTTCTGGCGCAAGCATGCTTGATGAAGCCGCGCTCGATGCCATTAAGCAATGGAAGTTTTCTCCTCGCAATGTTAACGGAGTTTCCATGGCGCACCGTGTTCAAATTCCGATTCGTTTTAAATTGGATTAATCCATTAATTAGAATAAAAATTAAGTTGGTTAAAAAATGATGTCATTTTCTCATATTGAACAACAACTTGGCCTAATGGCGTGGCCTTTGGTTTTATGTTCTGTCATCACTGTTATTTTAGTCGTCGACCGTTTGGTGTTTATTGTTTTTAGTTACTCTATTGGGCGAAATCAAGTCCGTCACAAACTCAAAAATGTTAAGCCGAGTGCTCACCAAGAACTGACCGCCCTTTCTTATGAGTTATCACAACGAAGAGCCTTTATTTATCAAGGTACGGGGGTATTACTGGCTCAATCTCAAGTAAGCAAAGTTTTGCGTGAAGATATTGCTTCTATTTGGTTGCAAGAAAAACGTCACCGACTGCAAAGCGGTCTCAAGGTTCTGACATTGATTGGTGTGATCAGCCCGTTGTTAGGATTACTTGGTACGGTTCTTGGGCTTATCGATATGTTTAAAGGAGTCGCTGCAAGTTCAGGAAATATTACGCCGAATGATTTGGCTGAAGGTCTAGGCTTGGCGATGCGAACAACTGCCGCAGGCTTATTGATTGCCTTACCTGCTATTGTTGCCGCTCAGTTATATACCTTATGGACAGAACGAATCCTTGCTAGGACTGAGCATGCGATGAACCGTATTAATTTGTGGTTAGAAGGGGTTGATCTTCATCCTGCTTCTTCTTTTATCAATGACAATAAAACAAATTCAAGCCAGCAGGTTGCTAATGATTAAGTCTCAAACTCAGCAATCGAGCCCTTCCGCAGTGCCAGATCTGACCCCCTTGCTGGATATTATTTTTATCGTAATGGTGTTCTTAATGCTGACGGCTTCCGTGAAATTAAGTTCTCTCGATGTGCAACTCCCCTCTACGGAGACATCCGAAATCAAGGAAGTCGATAAACA comes from the Vibrio gangliei genome and includes:
- the hutX gene encoding heme utilization cystosolic carrier protein HutX; its protein translation is MDRTELKQKVADLLDKDPSILPSSLAQNFDVSEGEIIEVLPNTMVTIVEGEHAQTILEGLIGWGPVTTIVHSFGSIFEVKAPFPKGKVAHGYYNLMGRPGELHGHLRLDLIEKIALVSKPFRGKESYYFGFFDQEGNSIFKIYLGRDEKRVLFADQVEKFKQMQNQFTQ
- a CDS encoding energy transducer TonB; translation: MGRYGLAATVSIAVHVGVLSQFDVPNAFAMPTGNQTSSIAVQFVKVPSQAISPSPKRDEVQHKVEHTSQSAKEASQTTYVSKTTKAVKANPEIVKPKQTAKLQDTQSKNSKAKSTVAKTKPPVEKPKAAPQKENTQVKHDSNHTIEPQKTASTPAPSKSGVSEAPVLIEQPTFLAPPTKPRYPRLAQRRGIEGTAMYEIWLDENGNQIKQNLLSSSGASMLDEAALDAIKQWKFSPRNVNGVSMAHRVQIPIRFKLD
- a CDS encoding MotA/TolQ/ExbB proton channel family protein; translation: MMSFSHIEQQLGLMAWPLVLCSVITVILVVDRLVFIVFSYSIGRNQVRHKLKNVKPSAHQELTALSYELSQRRAFIYQGTGVLLAQSQVSKVLREDIASIWLQEKRHRLQSGLKVLTLIGVISPLLGLLGTVLGLIDMFKGVAASSGNITPNDLAEGLGLAMRTTAAGLLIALPAIVAAQLYTLWTERILARTEHAMNRINLWLEGVDLHPASSFINDNKTNSSQQVAND